A single genomic interval of Bacillus smithii harbors:
- the dnaK gene encoding molecular chaperone DnaK, which produces MSKIIGIDLGTTNSCVAVLEGGEPKVIPNPEGNRTTPSVVAFKNGERQVGEVAKRQAITNPNTIISIKRHMGTDYKVEIEGKQYTPQEISAMILQYLKSYAEDYLGEKVDKAVITVPAYFNDAQRQATKDAGKIAGLEVERIINEPTAAALAYGLDKMEDDQTILVYDLGGGTFDVSILELGDGVFEVRATAGDNHLGGDDFDQVIIDYLVEEFKKENGIDLSKDKMAMQRLKDAAEKAKKDLSGVTTTQISLPFITAGESGPLHLEMTLTRAKFDELSAHLVERTMGPTRQALQDAGLTPADIDKVILVGGSTRIPAVQEAIRKEIGKEPHKGVNPDEVVAMGAAIQGGVLTGDVRDVVLLDVTPLSLGIETMGGVFTKLIERNTTIPTSKSQIFSTAADNQTAVDIHVLQGERPMAADNKTLGRFQLTDIPPAPRGVPQIEVTFDIDKNGIVNVSAKDLGTGKEQKITIKSSSGLSEEEIQRMVKEAEENAEADRKRKEEAELRNEADQLVFTVDKTLKELEGKVDAGEVKKAEEARDALKAAIEKNNLEEIRQKKEALQEIVQNLSIKLYENAAQQAQSQQGNDSKKKDDNVVDAEFEEMNDDKK; this is translated from the coding sequence CTTCGGTTGTAGCCTTTAAAAATGGGGAAAGACAAGTAGGGGAAGTGGCAAAACGTCAAGCCATTACCAACCCGAATACCATTATTTCCATTAAACGTCATATGGGAACGGACTATAAAGTGGAAATTGAAGGAAAACAATATACTCCACAAGAAATTTCTGCAATGATTTTACAATACTTAAAATCTTATGCAGAAGACTATTTGGGAGAAAAAGTAGATAAAGCGGTTATTACTGTACCTGCTTATTTTAATGACGCACAACGTCAAGCCACAAAAGATGCCGGTAAAATTGCCGGTTTGGAAGTCGAACGGATCATCAACGAACCAACTGCGGCTGCTCTTGCTTATGGATTAGACAAAATGGAAGATGATCAAACAATTTTAGTATACGACCTTGGTGGAGGAACGTTTGACGTCTCCATTCTTGAATTGGGCGACGGCGTGTTTGAAGTGCGCGCTACTGCCGGAGATAACCATCTTGGCGGCGATGATTTTGACCAAGTGATTATTGACTACTTAGTGGAAGAATTCAAAAAAGAAAACGGAATTGATTTGTCAAAAGACAAAATGGCTATGCAACGTTTAAAAGATGCTGCCGAAAAAGCGAAAAAAGATCTTTCCGGTGTAACGACGACACAAATCTCTTTGCCGTTCATTACAGCAGGAGAATCAGGACCTCTTCATTTGGAAATGACCTTGACGCGTGCTAAATTTGACGAACTCTCCGCGCACCTGGTAGAACGTACAATGGGACCGACGCGTCAAGCACTTCAAGATGCCGGTTTAACTCCTGCTGATATCGACAAAGTTATACTTGTCGGGGGATCTACTCGTATACCGGCGGTTCAAGAAGCCATTCGCAAAGAAATTGGAAAAGAACCGCATAAAGGGGTCAATCCGGATGAAGTAGTGGCCATGGGTGCTGCTATTCAAGGAGGAGTTTTGACAGGCGATGTGAGAGACGTTGTATTGCTGGACGTTACTCCGCTTTCACTCGGAATTGAAACGATGGGCGGCGTGTTCACGAAATTGATCGAACGCAATACCACGATTCCGACATCGAAGTCGCAAATTTTCTCCACTGCAGCTGATAACCAAACGGCTGTGGATATTCACGTTCTTCAAGGAGAACGCCCGATGGCTGCGGATAACAAAACACTTGGCCGCTTCCAATTAACGGATATTCCACCTGCTCCAAGAGGAGTACCGCAAATTGAAGTGACTTTCGATATCGACAAAAACGGAATCGTTAACGTTAGTGCGAAAGATTTAGGAACTGGAAAAGAGCAAAAAATTACGATTAAATCGTCCTCTGGATTGTCCGAAGAAGAAATTCAACGCATGGTCAAAGAAGCAGAGGAAAATGCGGAAGCTGATAGAAAACGCAAAGAAGAAGCAGAACTTCGCAACGAAGCTGACCAGCTCGTCTTTACGGTTGACAAGACTTTGAAAGAGCTGGAAGGAAAAGTGGATGCCGGCGAAGTGAAAAAAGCGGAAGAAGCTAGAGATGCCTTGAAAGCCGCCATTGAAAAAAATAATTTGGAAGAAATTCGCCAAAAGAAAGAGGCTCTTCAAGAAATCGTTCAAAACCTCTCCATCAAACTTTATGAAAATGCAGCCCAACAAGCACAATCTCAACAAGGAAATGACAGCAAGAAAAAAGATGACAATGTAGTGGATGCGGAATTCGAAGAAATGAACGACGACAAGAAATAA
- the dnaJ gene encoding molecular chaperone DnaJ has product MSKRDYYEVLGVSKNASKDEIKRAYRKLSKKYHPDINKEPGAEEKFKEVKEAYEVLSDDQKRARYDQFGHEDPSQNQGFGGGFSGFDGFGGFEDIFNTFFGGGGSRRRNPNAPRAGADLQYSMSISFEEAVFGKETDIQIPKEETCDTCGGSGAKPGTKPETCPHCHGTGQISTEQNTPFGRIVNRRVCTHCDGTGQIIREKCSTCGGTGKVRKRRRIHIKIPAGIDDGQQLRVAGQGEPGVNGGPPGDLYIVFHVKPHEFFERDGDDIYCEMPLTFAQAALGDEIEVPTLHGKVKLKIPAGTQTGTKFRLRGKGAPNVHGYGVGDQHIIVKVVTPTKLTEKQKQLLREFAEIGGSIPDEQHESLFDKVKRAIKRD; this is encoded by the coding sequence ATGAGTAAAAGAGATTATTATGAAGTTTTAGGCGTGAGTAAAAACGCTTCAAAAGATGAAATTAAAAGAGCATATCGAAAACTTTCAAAGAAATACCACCCGGATATCAATAAAGAACCTGGCGCCGAAGAAAAGTTTAAAGAAGTGAAAGAGGCATATGAAGTTTTAAGCGATGATCAAAAACGCGCCCGCTATGACCAATTTGGACATGAGGATCCAAGTCAAAATCAAGGCTTTGGCGGAGGATTCAGCGGTTTTGATGGTTTTGGCGGCTTTGAAGACATTTTCAATACATTTTTTGGCGGGGGCGGTTCAAGAAGAAGAAATCCGAATGCTCCAAGAGCAGGAGCCGATCTGCAATATTCCATGAGCATTTCGTTTGAAGAGGCCGTTTTTGGAAAAGAAACCGATATTCAAATTCCAAAGGAAGAAACATGCGATACTTGCGGCGGTTCCGGAGCAAAGCCGGGAACGAAACCGGAAACTTGTCCACATTGCCACGGAACCGGGCAAATCAGCACGGAGCAAAATACGCCATTTGGACGCATTGTCAACCGACGGGTATGTACGCATTGTGATGGCACTGGTCAAATCATTCGAGAAAAATGTTCGACTTGCGGCGGAACCGGTAAAGTGAGAAAAAGACGTCGCATTCATATTAAAATACCGGCTGGAATCGACGATGGACAACAACTGCGTGTGGCCGGTCAAGGAGAACCTGGGGTTAACGGGGGTCCTCCTGGAGATTTGTACATTGTATTCCATGTAAAGCCTCATGAGTTTTTCGAGCGGGACGGAGACGATATTTATTGTGAAATGCCACTTACCTTTGCCCAAGCGGCATTGGGAGACGAGATAGAAGTCCCTACCCTTCATGGCAAGGTGAAATTGAAAATTCCTGCCGGCACACAAACAGGAACAAAATTCCGCCTGCGCGGAAAAGGGGCTCCGAATGTGCACGGCTATGGAGTCGGAGACCAGCATATCATTGTGAAAGTCGTAACGCCAACGAAGCTCACCGAAAAACAAAAACAATTATTGCGTGAATTTGCGGAGATTGGCGGTTCCATTCCAGATGAACAACACGAATCGTTGTTTGATAAGGTGAAAAGGGCAATTAAACGCGATTAA